The Thunnus albacares chromosome 13, fThuAlb1.1, whole genome shotgun sequence genome segment CTAGTTTAGTGTGGTGGAAAATCTTCAGATGgaccaataaatcttcaggtctcccacaacatttaaaactcaaaaaacccaaagaaaaacacttgaaataggcagagttcaatgtgaataggtttactgtgcatCAAGTGTAATACAGAGCAAACTGAGGCTTCAATCTCAGGATGAAAAACCTGAtgcaaaaccacaaaacatCACCTTATATACTTTTCATAGCTACTCTTAGTGTGGAGCCTATGTTTGGCTCCATCTCACACTTAACCAAACTCTTTCAGTCTGGAAACAATGGTGTctcaaacttaaaaaaaataaatgtcaaatttaaaaataaaaatagggcCTGTTGGCCTTTAATCAAACATCACAAGCAAATAATCAAAATATCATGAGCACTGACCTTTCCTTGATTCTTTAATAATTAACCATCCTGTGTACTGTCTGTGTAATGAGTGTATACTGACTCTGTGATGATACTGCCATGTCTATTTACACAAGGAAATCACTCTTCCACATTAGGGTTTGGCTTTAGGTTAAGAATGTACGGAGCCCAGGAGGGGCCATGGagaaaaaatagcaaatttGTTCTCTCAATTCAATCATTTTTGCCCTCAATACATTCATTTGTGCTCTCAATTTAACTATTTTGCCTGTTCCCCTCTTTTGGAGGGGACCAAATTGTTTCATTGTCttaagaaaacaatgaaaaagacCTTTCCCCTGTAATGTTACTAATCCacaatatatgtatttgtattctgtgTCTGCAGCTGAATTTAAGGCCAAGTATGAGGAAAAGGAACTGCTGGGTGAAGGAGGCTATGCTTTGGTCTTTGCAGGATTTCACAGAAACGACAATCTGCCTGTAAGGCTTcttacatgtacacacactgcaaacacacgcacacacagacacacacacacaaacacattcataatTCATCCATTAATTCTTTATTTAGTGAAAGCTAAATGTAGTGAAAGCTAAACCAAAtatctgtttgtgtcttgtagGTAGCTATAAAACATATTCCACAGGAGGATGTTGTGCGCATTCCATTGGTAAGTGATGTGTTCTCTGTCCTAATACCAAGTCTTTcacttcatttaaatgtttaatttctttgatatttctctttttacatGAGGCGAGCACATGCATACACTACCTGTAAAACCTGTGGCAGTTTTTATTTGAAGCACCGCATGGTGTTTAGAGTTACTTATAAAACCCAGAAATTGATTTTCCATCTTTAACctaatttcacacatttatcTAAAGTGTCTGAATGAGAAGATGAGCAACGTTCCTCTGGAGGTGGCATTGCTAATAGCAGTAGGAGCTGGACCAGACTCAATAGCCAGCACTATAACCCCAGTCCTGCTGGACTGGTTCGACCTGGACGAGGAATTAATTATGGTTCTGGAGAGACCCGTCCCCTGCATGGACTTAATTGATTACTTTGAACAAAGGGATTCCTACATGGAGGAGCAAGAGGCTCAAGTAAGGGCCTTTTAGCTggatgtatgagtgtgtgtgtgtgtgtgtgtgtgtgtgtgtgtgtgtgtgtgtgtgtgtgtgtgtgtgtgtgtgtgtgtgtgtgtgtgtatgtgtgtgtgtgtccataccCATCATGGGTCAACCTGCCTGTTGTCTATCATCAGTTTAAGTTTCATGGAGAATTTATGTCCCGCAGGCCCTACAGCGACAGCTGGTGAATGCAGCCTTGGAGATGCATTCAAAAGGAGTTTTCCATCGGGACATAAAACTGGACAACATTCTTATTGAAACAGGTTCTGATGTCCCGAGGGTCAGATTCATTGACTTTGGCTATGGCACAATGCAGATAGAAGAAGAGCACACTGTGGAACAAGgtaggcttttttttctttttttaccttAGACTGTGAGGaatgtctttctgtctctccttttctgtctctgtccctgGCCTTCACCTCAGTCCTTCACCAATGAACTTTCCCTTTTGGTGTCTCTGTGTACACTAGGGACTGAAGTGTACAGTTCCCCGGAATGGTTTGAGCATCACTGCTACACGGCCGGTCCCACAACAGTGTGGCAGCTGGGGGTGGTGCTATATGGTTTACTGCATAAACGACTCCCCTTCACCTCTCCCCATGAGATTATCTGTTGCAATCCCCCAATTCGAGTTGACCTTTCTGATGGtaagacatgcacacatacatgcaaacacagaagCATGCATAGTTCATGAATTAAACCTTGATCCATATGCTTATGTCCAGACTGCAAGGACTTTTTGCAGAGGTGTCTGGCCAAGCGCCCACAGGACCGGCCTACCTTGGAGAGTCTTCCAAATCACCCTTGGCTAAGATGAGATAGCTCTACAGTACATCAGCCAAATCTGCAGTTTAGAAAACCAAAACCCTgcaaaaactatttttaaaattaaaaaaactgttgtctttttctgtttctgcagagCACCAAACCAGTCCAGCAAGAACCAGCAGTCCCATAGTTCCAagcaattccttattatcaggctgccctaacaagtctctaaagactctccagctggtccagaatgcagctgcacgtgtactgactacaactagaaaaagagatcacacTTCTCCCATTTTAacttcgctacattggcttcctgtaaaatttagaatagaatttaaaatccttctccgaacttacaaagcccttaattgtcaggcaccatcatatcttgaacagctcatagtaccgtattatcccaccagaacactgcgctcccagaatgcaggcttactggtggttcctacagtctttaaaagtagaatgggaggcagagccttcagctatcaggctcctctcttgtggaaccatcttccagattcggtccggggtgtagacaccctctctatgtttaagagaaggcttaaaactttcctttttgataaagcttatagttagggctggccaggcttgccttggatcagcccttagttatgctgctataggcctagactgcagagggacttcccatgatgcactgagctcctctctcctcctcctcctctccatctgtatccattcatgtaacatcaatgcatgtcactaactttgcttcttccccacagttttttgtgctttatcatctcacaggaaacccttGGTTGCGGGCCGAGCCTTCACGGTCCGTCACAGTactgttggcatccttccctggctgttgctgttgctgttgctgctgttgttgttattgttatgattgttgttcttccTGACAGCTATTGAATTCACCTGAAaaaccttttgtttttattccacaaACAGAGCTCCAGCCTTGGCCTCTTGCACCACAGCTAAATTGAAGCAACACTTACACTTacacatacattttgttttatcagaGATTAAAGTAATTAAAGATCAATTATAATTTGCTGTTCAGTTCAGAAATCAAAACACAAGTTTTTTGAACCACCTGGGCAACAGAGGATAATGTTGTATAGAGAATACTATCGCCTGCGTATAGATGAATTGCACTGTTTGTAACATTTTCTCCTGAGTAATTTTTAAAAGttgtgaataaaagtggaagAATAGAACCCTGTTGCACACCTTTGTTAACACTCATAAAGCCGGACTGATAGCCATCAGCCACAACAGCTTGTGTTCTACCACTGAGATAATTTGCAAACCAATGACATGATTTTTCATCAAATTCAATGGATTCCAGGCATTTCAGAAAAAATTGATGATCATCAGTATCAAAAagagataaatcaataaaaatggcGACACAGTCCTTATGTAATGTACTGGTAACATCATTCAAGACTTTCGATGCTGTCATCACAAACCCTACATACTATGCCCAGGTCTAAATCCTGATCactattattttaaaatggagTGTTGTGATAAAATTGTTTCAGTTCAGTGAAAAGGTCTGAGTGCCTAATTTGTTTGCCAAGCAAGGTGCACTATGATCAGAGATAACGGAATGAAATCctgcattttcaaataaataacctgAAGAAATAAAGTGTTCATTTAGTACatcacatattttctttccaACTGAGATAGTGTTAGAACCTTGAACAATTTCATTGGGTAAGAATGACATAGGATTATGTGATAATGAATTaaccattttccaaaaaaatgcTGGGTTTCCTGAACTTTCAGATAGTGCAGAgacataaaatgatgatttggCATTTCAAACAACAGTGAGACACCTATTACATTGTTGACAAAAATAATGCCAATATGAGGATGATTTAgttatttgtgctttgtgcCAGGCAACGTCCCTTTCATGTAACATTACAGTAATTTCTGAACAAAACCGAGGGTTGTTCCTGATCTTGACTCTGAACTTGTCTGCAATGGaattaaatgtctttataaCTAAATCTAAGGCTTAGTATGGATCACGAATTGCCATGGCAAACCCAACATCATTATAGTATACATTAAACAAACTTGTTCAGAAAAGTGTTTAAAATTCCTTTTGAAAATGATACATGGTTTGGATCTTCGTAATTTTGTGTCACGGATGCATGCTGTTGGGCAGTGGTCAGTGTAGTTGAGAGGAAAAACACCACTAGATTTGTTTTGTTGAGGTCTATTGGTTAAAAATATCTTGAAGTGTGGccttttctgcattttttcgATGTGGCTGAGTTGGGGAAGAAATTAGCTGTGTGAGATTGAATTCATTGCAGAGAATTTTTAGATTATCAGAAGTGTTAGTTAACCAGCTAATGTTCATATCAACCAGGATAAAATGTTCTGAATTTTCATAGCTggatatcaaatcaaataaaagatcTATGATTGCAACCGCAGGTGTAGAGGGTGAACAATAAAACCCAATAACTAGTGCTGTAAAGTATTATTTTTCCCCAGACAAACATTAGAGCAAAGAGTTCAACATATTTCAGTTTAGATACAGAGGTAACGacagagacagataaacaactttTCATTAGCATTGAAAAACATTGTAGTTATCAAGACAGATATCAGcatctttaactttgtttgACAACCATGtttaagaaaacacaaaaatttcAGGGTCAGATTGTTGCGCCAAGACTTTTAATATGGTCCATTTTGGATATAATACTACGTATGTTCATATGAATATTTTGAATCCCCATGTGATGCAAGAAGTTTTACATGctaaaatcaacattttgagTTTCCTGTGAATTTGAGTCATAACTTCCAGAACCACAAGTGGCGCTGTTTATGAGCAGAGAACATAGTgaaaggttttgttttgaatCCAGGTTCAAGACCCTTTGATTTGCTCCCTTCTGTGGCAAGCAAACAGGCCAAATCATGgacaaattattaaaatcaacacTCCTGTGATTAGTCCGTTGATAGTCAAGCCAACTATCACTAATTACTACTGGACCATCAAAACCAAGGGCAGTGTCATAAAAATGGGTCGGAATCACAACCCATGGGCTGTAGAGAGAGCTAGTTGTACAAACAGGAAGCAAAGAGGTCACTGGGGGGTGAAAAACAGTAATCAGTGACTGATTTGTAGTCCAGGGGTCTCATTCATAAAACATCGCGTAGGATCCATACTAAAAGTGTACATGTgcacaaaagctgaaaatggTGTGCACCAAAAACTAGTCAAATTTATAAAAACCGTGCGTACGCACAAATGCACACGtttttccctttataaatcacagtccaCCTGGAAATGTGAGCGCATGGATCAGCCTCATATCCAGCCCTCTACACACCCACATTCAACCATAAATGGTCAATGCAAAAGTATTCATGAATATTGATCTGCGTTTCTTTCACCGGGTGAATCAGTCTCCCTCTCGAGacagctgaccaatcagtgtTGAGAATCAGCGTATGCGACCCTCTCACTCATCACTTGCGCTTGGGCAGCTTGCAACAGTCCATATAtgagtgcaggtggtgaagatgtgcCAGTGAGGTGACTGAAGAAGGCAGAGTGTGTGCGGCAGATGCTGCGGTGTCTCAAGTGCGCTCTGTGCGCTTGACAGCACAGTGTTCACTGCAGTGATTTTACATGATATGGAAACTAAAATCATACCTGGTGATATAGGCACAGTATtagaaaatattattaaaaatctgTTAGCACTCTATTCTGCAATTATTTTTAAGCTACATTTAAGTtaagttatttgatgtcatcttggatttctacaacCGATGATGATAATTTCATCGGTTAGTTAACATGGTTGAGGTGAAAAGGAATCAGTATAATCACACTTAATATGGAGGAAAGGCAAGCCAGACTTTCCAGAATCCTGCCACCTGCTATatcctgacatcattcatttcagcagctgctgcGCACTCCACAACTGACCCTCTCCTCTGTGAGACAACGCTGATGACATGTTGAATGGACTTTGATTTAAGATTTGAGTCGGCTTACATCTTTTCAAATTGAAAGGTGCTCATGGAATAGTTATGGCTCACTACAAGTGCAAATACGgataacactgctggtttgaatgtttatgataaagtgAATCTATAATTAACATTTGATATTGTATGAGATTAAATGTCCGAGAGAAATCATTATACAATCTGGCTTcaattcaccacctcaccatctgCATTACCAATTTCCTCTGTCTCCAAAATGGTTGTACGCATGGGTCAGAGTCCCTTTTGTGTGTATGCAACAGTTATAAATGAGACCACAGAGCTGTTGTGGGGCAGATAGCAGTTAGTCAGTGACATGAGGCTGTAGTAACTGCATGGAAAATGTTTGCTGAAAGTGCATGTGTGCCATGGAAGCTGGGATGGATACCATCTCGCTAAAAAAAGAAACGTTcccaaaaaaaattaaaattgtcaataaaagaaaaaaaaattgtgtgaTGGCCATACTGACTGTGGCCACGTGTGCAGAAAGAGCAGCCAGCTAAAACATCCAATATCTCAGCCCATAGAGGGGAGAGGGCCTGAGACAAAGACGGACTTTCCAGAGTTTTTGAGTTTGTTAAAAAGATGGTTAAAACTTCTGTTTTAGAGCTTCAGACTGCTGCTTGGTGATGTTGCTTGTACCAACATGAATAATAACACTGTGGATTTATGGGTGTTTGCTAAGCAGAGATATGATCTGCCGCATAACATCCACAATTTTAGTACCAGGTAGGGATGGGCTATACCAAACTCTTTTAATTTGATATGATACTGGTACTTTTTGTTACAATTTCTTAAATGGGTATGTGGTTTTTCAAAATAATGGtaatttttagaaaaaaaagatcattacACATAAAGGCAAATCACATGACACATACTAGCCATTAATAACAAATTTATTACAAAAGCAAATATGAAtacatgctaatatgctgataAGTGTAAAAAATAGTCCAGTATTTTTCAGAAATactatgataaaataataataaaataaataaataaatataacatacTATGcattacataacataacatttattattaaataaattaaaatactaACAACATAAACCATGTGCACACTTGTACTTTCTTAAAGATTTCTTAAATAGGCCATGATTTTTCCAGAGCAACTTCCACTTTCTCCATATTCAGCTATTTAGGCTTCCTGACAGcaatattcagaaaaaaaaaaacaaataaaaaacacctTATTAATTTGACATTTCTTCAGAAATCTAAATGGAAAGGTCTTGGCATTTTATCTATTCCATTTTGATTGTTCATAAAGATTTCCTAATGTACTTAAACCTGTCTTTTGTCAGACAGAGGGTGGTGCAGGAGACTTAGATGTATGGGCatcttcttgtttttgttcagcCTCCTAATTTAACTTTCAGGGTGTGTTGTTCTTGAATGTTTGAAGAGGTTACTTGttgcttgttgtgttgtgtctgcTGTCTGGCACTTTCTTGTCACAAATAGTGCATCTTGGTGTATTTTTATCTACAGATGAAAAGTAGCACCACACCATGTTGTTTCCTTTCTGACATTCTCTCACAAGTTTGAGGCGGACGTGTGTGCAAACTTGTCTGCACTCGGTTGTCATGTTACAAAGGTTTCCACAGTCATGTGACATGAGCCAGCTATAAATGTCAGGGTTGTTTATTGGCACAAACATTATACACAAGTACTGAAAACATTTGGAAGTGATGCAACCAGCcactttttgtatttatataattgtattatcaatatttttttaaaggaatcgATACCAAATGAACAGCTTGTGAGTATCAAAGTATTGATCCCACAGCATCGTAGGCAATGGGTCCCTGCAATTTTGATTTTATATGATGATGGAATCCCCAATGATCAGACATGTAGGAGCATGCAGTGAGTGACAACCAGTTTCGATTGGTGGCTGGAGGGATTGACCAAGCCGCCAGAGCAGGGGGTACCAGTGCGCATCACACCAGTGGCTGTGAGGACGAATTGGGATGGAAGTCTCCTGTCAGCGGGGGGAAGTCCTGCTCATCCACGATGGTGTACCGGTTAGTTAGCCGAAGTTCACAGGGAGGAGAGGGACGGGGGGGTGACTTCTTTTCCCTGCTATTCCTATGTACTATAGACCAAGGCTCCTGGCTGGGAGTGGTCCCACTCGACCTCTCTCTGTCCTTATGAACCAATACCTTTTccataaaactttttttgttttactaatTTGTGTTCATTGGATAGCATTTTTGGTATACACTTTAGATATTgtacatatttttctttgaagCATAGGATAAGAAATATCTGTGCTCTTCACCATGGGTGCCtggtaatattttaaaatgggcgagcaaacttggaaagatacat includes the following:
- the LOC122995725 gene encoding serine/threonine-protein kinase pim-2-like — its product is MASKSWPIFTSPCFLDSSRHLGRHTDSSIFRLEGNTLDERTESIKRKHGSKERLQRASKRSRTSQSPSQERRQSPHLSSTRDKPSTSAAATTDPTIRKVLDAADVSKKSSKCKVTCEKAEEQPKKRSRKTPSLQEGPSHTSKSTCHTDNRAEFKAKYEEKELLGEGGYALVFAGFHRNDNLPVAIKHIPQEDVVRIPLCLNEKMSNVPLEVALLIAVGAGPDSIASTITPVLLDWFDLDEELIMVLERPVPCMDLIDYFEQRDSYMEEQEAQALQRQLVNAALEMHSKGVFHRDIKLDNILIETGSDVPRVRFIDFGYGTMQIEEEHTVEQGTEVYSSPEWFEHHCYTAGPTTVWQLGVVLYGLLHKRLPFTSPHEIICCNPPIRVDLSDDCKDFLQRCLAKRPQDRPTLESLPNHPWLR